In bacterium, the sequence TCTCGTCGGCCATGGACACCGTGACCGAGGCCGAGCTGGCCATGGCCATGGCGCGCCAGGGCGGTCTCGGCGTGATCCACAAGAACCTCTCGCCGCAGGTGCAGGCCGAGCACGTGCGCCGCGTCAAGCGCAGCGAGTCGGGCATGATCACCGATCCCATCACGCTGGCGCCCGACCGGCCCATCCACGAGGCGCTGGGCCTGATGGCCGAGAATCGCATCTCGGGCGTGCCCATCACCGAGGGGCGGCGCCTGGTGGGCATCCTCACCAATCGCGACCTGCGTTTCTGCCGCGACACGACCCGGCCCGTGCGCGAGGTCATGACCAGCGCGAACCTGGTCACCGTCCCCGAGGGCACGACCCTGGAGGAGGCCTCCGAGCGGCTGCACGAGCACCGCATCGAGAAGCTGCTGGTGGTCAGCGGCGACGGCGAGCTGCGCGGCCTGATCACGGTTAAGGACATCCAGAAGCGGATCGACTATCCCCACGCCAGCAAGGACGCCCAGGGACGCCTGCTCTGCGCCGCCGCGGTGGGTGTGGGACGCGGTGTCGAGGAGCGCGTGGATCTGCTGGTCGTCGCCGGCGTCGATCTGCTGGTCGTGGACACCGCGCACGGGCATTCCCGCAACGTGATCAAGGCGGTGCGCGCCATCAAGCAGCGCTATCCGGACCAGCAGGTCATGGCCGGGAACATCGCCACCGGCGAGGCAGCCGCGGCGCTGGTCGAGGCGGGCGCCGACGCCGTGAAGGTGGGCATCGGTCCGGGATCGATCTGCACCACGCGCGTGGTCTCCGGCGTGGGCGTGCCCCAGATCAGCGCCATCCTCGACGTGGCGCGGGTCACGGCCGAACTCGGCGTGCCCATCGTCTCGGACGGCGGCGTGAAGTACTCGGGCGACGTGGTCAAGGCCATCGCCGCGGGCGCCGACACCGTCATGATCGGGTCGATGTTCGCCGGCACCGAGGAGGCGCCGGGCGAGAAGATCCTCTTCGAGGGCCGCGTCTACAAGACCTATCGCGGCATGGGTTCGGTGACGGCCATGCAGGACGGGAGCAAGGACCGCTACTTCCAGGAGAGCGTCTCCGATCCCGATAAGCTGGTGCCGGAGGGCATAGAGGGTCGCGTTCCCTACAAGGGGGCGCTGGCGGACATCTTCTACCAGATCGTCGGCGGTCTGCGCAGCGGCATGGGATATTGCGGCGCCGCGTCGATCGCCGACCTGCAGCGCAAGGCCCGTTTCGTGAAGATCACCGGCGCCGGCTTGCGCGAAGGCCATCCCCACGACGTCCACGTGACCAAGGAAGCTCCCAACTACGGCAAGAGCTCCTG encodes:
- the guaB gene encoding IMP dehydrogenase; protein product: MNVQGRGPDDARFPETLTFDDVLLVPGYSEVIPRDIDTSTRLTRELVLNAPLLSSAMDTVTEAELAMAMARQGGLGVIHKNLSPQVQAEHVRRVKRSESGMITDPITLAPDRPIHEALGLMAENRISGVPITEGRRLVGILTNRDLRFCRDTTRPVREVMTSANLVTVPEGTTLEEASERLHEHRIEKLLVVSGDGELRGLITVKDIQKRIDYPHASKDAQGRLLCAAAVGVGRGVEERVDLLVVAGVDLLVVDTAHGHSRNVIKAVRAIKQRYPDQQVMAGNIATGEAAAALVEAGADAVKVGIGPGSICTTRVVSGVGVPQISAILDVARVTAELGVPIVSDGGVKYSGDVVKAIAAGADTVMIGSMFAGTEEAPGEKILFEGRVYKTYRGMGSVTAMQDGSKDRYFQESVSDPDKLVPEGIEGRVPYKGALADIFYQIVGGLRSGMGYCGAASIADLQRKARFVKITGAGLREGHPHDVHVTKEAPNYGKSS